ACCACATGCCTCAGACACCCCTCATGGTGCTCCCAGCCCATCTTCACAGCCAGGGGACAGTGGCCCTTCAGACTGGTTACTCAGAGCGGGAGGAAACACGTGGCTTTACGAGGCTCTGACACGCACACATCAATCCTGCTACTCAAACCTACTGCAGAGCTATCTGACACAGCCAAAATCTCATGCTCCCTTTAGGATGGAGATAGTCTCCAGAACACACCACACAGCAGGCACACGTTACAGCTGTACTGAAGAGTAGGGATGCCTGAAAAGCAGTTGGGAAGCTGCAGACACAACATTGCTTTGGCCAAGGAACACCACTTGAGCTCCTCAATCAGATGCTGCCTATCTGTGCCCTCCATCAGCTGAGCGCTCCTGGTCTTCCCACAAAATCCTCAGCCAAATGCTGCTGTGTGATGTTTCTGTGAGTTAAGAGCTATGCCAGTTCACCTCAATAACCCCTATGTCACACCAGCAGGGAGGTATCTCCTCTGGTCCTTACCTTGATGGCTCTCCTGACTATCATGATGGCATCGTGCAGGGACCGCTCCGTCTCCTCCATGAACTGCTCCGCACCCCCCCGCAGGATTATTGTGCAGGTCTTTGCCTTGGGACAGCCTGTGAAGATGTTGTACCTGCAAGAGCACAGTGCAAGGAGGGTTTAcaaagagggacgtggagctgctagAGCAAAGCCGGAGGaagccatggagatgctgtgagggctggagcagctctgctctggagctaggctcagagagctgggctggggcagcctggacaagagaaggctcctgaaggggagacctgagagcagctccagtgcctgaaggggctgcaggaaagctggagaggggcttgggacaagggcctgtagggccaggccaaggggaatggcttgaacctgcccgaggggagactgagatgagctcttaggcagaagctcttccctgggagggtgctgaggcgctggcacagggtgcccagagaagctgtggctgccccatccctggcagcgctcaaggccaggttggacacaggggcttggagcaagctgctccagtggaagaggtccctgcctgtggcaggggttgggactggatgagctttaagatcccttccaacccaaaccaggctgggattctatgcttACACAGCACTACATCCTCACAACTGGTGTATCTACCTCTCTCCTCCAATCTGAGTCTCCTCAAAAAGATCACATCGACCCAGGACATCATCTGACAGCGCATTGACACTTGTCTGAATGGAACCACCACAGGcctgcagggagaggaaggaagccCAACATTACTAACACTGAGAAACAAGACACATGCCCAGCAAGCTCCACTCTTCACACACAGCCTTTTACTGCTGGAACAACCACCTCAGAAGGCCagactcagaaaaaaaacccttctagTTCCCCTCCCACCTCGTGCATCCCTGCAGGCACCAACAGCAGAAACAATCCCTGACAGCAAAATAAGACTGCGCTGCTTCCAAGTGCTGATTCACAGGTTCTGGAGTCCAGCAGCTACAAGAAGAAAGCTAAAACCCACTCATGATGGAACAGGAAAGGACATGGGAAAATAAACCTCTGCTGATGGAATGCACAGACCCTAATAGAGAGCAACAGCAGAGAAACCAAAAAGCAGTAAAGATGCATTGAGGGTGTGACTGTTCCCTCCATCAAGGAACAGCTTTGTCAGTATATGGCAACTTCACATAAGATCACATCATTTTTGCCACTGTGGTTAACTTTAAATCTTTCTGCGTTCAGCCACCAACTGCTGCCCTGTCTGGGAGTGACCAGCTTGGCACTGTTAATACTAAATCACATCTTCATTGTGACAGAAGGGATCTCACCATCATTGTTCGCTTGAGGTCTTCTTCTGGGACACGGCCAGCACAGAACATGTCTCTGTCTGCAAAGTACTGAGTAGCCACATCTCCAATAGGAAGCTTGGACAGGACAACTTTGGCTCCTGACTTGTGGATTTTGTCTAGTTTGTCATACAAGATGTTCCACTCAGCATCCACAATGGCCTGGTAATCCTGGGAcgagaaaggaaaaagtgatcGTGTTATAGAGGGCTGCAAACACCATCCTGTGGTGCAGCAAGGAAAGAGCTCTTCTCCAAGGCAGCCGTGGTGCTGCTCCATTCAGCCACAGACAGCTGCTTCCTAAGACCTAAAGATGATTTTAGGGCACTTTATCTATGCCAAAGAGCCAGAACTATTAAAATGCTTCCAGAAGCAGAATGGAGTTGATAAAGGGGATGGATGAGCTGGTACAGAGGCAGTGACAGCTCAAGAGAGAGcataaggaggaggaaggggttATACTGATGTCTGAGAGGTGCTCACAGAACTGTGCAGGGATGCCGGGGTGCAGAGACTTATCACTCAGTATCACAGAGGGAAAACACCAATCCCAAGAAACCTACTTTACCAGGGTGCTTGGGATTCACCAGCCTGTTGTGCTCTGCTTGCTAGTGAAATGCAGCCACAAACAGCTGGATATCTCACCCAAGGACACAGCAACACCAGAACAACAGCCAAGTACAGGAAACACCATTGCATCCATCACAACAGAGAGGGGGCTTTAAGGAAACAACACAACAATGGGACCAAGCCCCCATAAGCAAAGCACCCAGAGGTCTTTAGTACCACAGATATGCAGGAACCAAATGCATGCAGCTTCCCAAGAAGGTGTCAGGGAATGACCATTGCTCATAAAGGGATTTTAAGATGGATGAAAAACTATTGTCCAATTGTTTGCTTAAATATGGAGAGGCTCTTTTGGGATTCACAGCACTGGAAAGGCACTATTCGGCATAAAGAGGTCATGACAAAGCTGATGGCACATCATGGGATAGCTGAGGCACTGTGAGTGAGCAGAAACATGCCCTTAAACCTGTCATTCAGAGTCTGTCATTCCCTTCTCCCACATGAGGCatctggaactagatgatctttaaggtcccttccaatccaaaacATTCTACAACCCCCCATCTATTTTCAGGGAAGAAACGGATGTGCAGAAGGGAATACGGTTTCTACCACTGGCTCCCAAGCAGGCAGAAGGCATAAGGGAGCAGGAGAGGTTCAGCTCTTACCTCCACAGTGTTCACTCTGATTTCAGCATTGTCCTTCTCAGCTTTGAGCTCCAGCTCCACGTTCAACAAGGCGATTTTGGGACACTGATACTTCTTGGGCTGCATTTCAAAGCCAGCGTAGCAGAACGTCTTCTTAAAGGCCACTCCAGCCACCAGCTGAGAGTCCTTCAAGACAGGGATCTGTGTTAGGCTCAGCCCCCCCATGGTTCTGTCCACAGCATTCCTAACTCCCACAGGAGACTCCCTGCATTGAGTCCTCATTTCCGAAGTGTCCACCAAGTGCTGTCTCCTTTGAGTAACCCACTCTTAGGGAAAACAAGCAGTGAGTATCTTCTCCCTGTTCACAAAGCAGCTTCTATCACTCCCTTCCTACCCTCAAGACACCACAATAAAAGATGCTACACACAAGCTGAAGatcaagggatggagcatctgtTCTCTCTCTGAtgtcttttccatttctccctTTGAAGATGGATACTTCCCATCCACAGCCACACACTCGAGGGTTTGTTTTcccctgctttgtttttccatgcTCCATCACCACTTCCAGGATGGTTTCACAGTACGATTTGCCCTGCCCAATACTGCCCCCTGATGTGAACTGCTTCACTTCATGGCTAGGAGAGAAACCAGCATCTgaatctcatagcagccttccagtatctgaaggggggcctatagggatgctggggatggactgttcattaaggactgtagtgacaggacaaggggtaacgggttcaaactgaaacaggggaagtttagattggacataaggaagaagttcgttactgtgagggtggtgaggcactggaatgggttgcccagggaagctgtgtatgctccatccctggcagtgttcaaggccacgttggacagaaccttgggtgccatggtttagtgtgaggtgtccctgcccatggcagggggttggaactgcgtgatcttaaggtcctttccaaccctaactgattctatgatctaacTACATGCTGTAGAGGTGGCTCTACTCAGGCGCTGAAGCCCAGAGGAGCCCTGTCCCTTCTAAGCCAGGACAAGCACAGCCTCTCTCTTCTGACACGGTGAGATGCTCCAGGATCTCTCACAAACCAACCTTGAGAACCAAACTGCTAAATCATCTGCCCCATCCTCATACAGGCCTCGGAGTCTGACAGCAGAACCCAAAGGCCAAACAATCTAGATTAAGGAGTCCTGCTTTAATCCAGGACAGGAGACACCACCCTCCCCAGGGGACCAAGTTCTGCAAGGCTCAGACACCACACCAACAGATGCCAAGAGGTTCCTAACTCGCTACATCAGTTGTCTGGGGGTGACCATAATGTCTGTTCTCAATGAAAATGCTCCTGCAGAGTGTTTACAGACAGTAACAGAGTAACAACCCAGAGACTGGAGGGCTTTATTCTTCAGCACAAGGGTCCCAAGTGACCCCACCTAcaggacacaggcagggacacaccAACTGTCCGCAGCCCAGGAACAGATCCCTGCCATGTACACAAACACAGCCCCATAAACAACAGGTATTCCAGCACTGTGGTATGAACCCCAGAGCTCTCCTGCCCACCACTGGATCAGCTCCTTCATCAGGTTTCCTTTCCATGTTTCCCAAACCAGTGCTCATGCCCACAACCAGGACTCataggaagctcttccctgtgagggtgctgaggcgctggcacagggtgcccagagaagctgtggctgccccatccctggcagtgctcaagcccaggctggacagaggggcttggagcaagctgctccagtggaaggggtccctgcccggggcaggggctggagccggATGAgcttaagatcccttccaacccagtaACAACATCTGATGCAGAGGGACAGCGAGGTCAGAGGGTGTTCGGCCCAAGAGAACAGATTCTCTACCTGCAGTGAAGAAATCAAGCTCTACTCACTAAGCTTTATCCTTACAtcaacagctttgctttgctctggtAACTCCCAAACAGACATTATGAAGCCAGGCTGCATTCCTGCTACAGTTAAAGGAGCTGTGATCCCTGTCTCCCACCCCTTTAGGACCAGATCTAAGAGCACTTACTTCCAAAGCACCTCCTTGCACCTTCTTTATTCCAATCATTTTGAGTTGTAACAAGTCATCCAACATCATGACAGCATCTACAACCATCTTGGAGAAGATCTCCTTGCTTTGGGAGATGAGCTTAGAGCTTAGGGCTGTGGCTGCACACTTCTCCAGGAGGCTTCTCTGCTCACTGCAAGAAAGGAAGTAGAAAGGTCTTGCTCACTTGCTGGTTCTTTCTGCAGGCTCACAAACCAGCAGGTATGGCATAAATCCACTCTAACAGAGGCAAAGATCAGCTCCCTTCTATGGACAAGAGAAAACAAGGCACACAAGGGAAGCCCAGACTATCAAAGTATGATTCTCCCTTGTAGAACCAAGCACTGGACTAGCACTGACCAGGTCAGCTGGCTTCTAGACACCACAGGCCTGAGCTAAACAGGGTCCAGCATCCCCTCCCTCATCCAAAGGCAGTGGGAAGTGTATGAAACCCTCTAAAGGTGGCACATTCTCTAAAGGATTTTGTTCAGCTTAGGTCCTGTTGTACAAAAATGATGTGGAGGCACTGGAgaaggtccagagaaggaccaCAGAGATGATCCAAGGACCGGTAAGCGTgtggggaaaggctgagagagctgggactcttcagcctggagaaggctcagggagacctTGTCACCAAGTGCAAGTACTTAAAGGGTGCCTACAAAGATGGAGACTCCTTTTGTACAAGAAGTCCATGGAAAGAGATGGTGttatgggcacaagttactgctggggagattccaactggacacaagaggcAAAATGCTTCCCAAAGAGAACAACCATTGGAACAatctgcccagggaagtggtgattCCCAACACTGGCCACTGTTAAGACTGGgctgcacagggtgctgggacatccagtacaggtcatgctttgcctggaaaggttggaccagatgatcctggAGGTCCCTTTCACCCTCGGAACCTGTGATTCCAGGAACTCAGGTAATGTACACCATAACAGAGAGTGAATGATACAAGGGACACCAGAGAAATAAGGATCCAACAGCTAAAAGTGATCTGATTCTCAGTCCCAgactgcagcaagagctgcaaGTCACCACCACTGCAACAAAGAAATGAGGCCACTTATATTGGTCCCCAGCTTCCTTCATGTGCAGTGAAGACACTGGCCTACATACACCATTGCAGCCCAAGTGAGACAAGGGCATCTCCCTCGGAGGAGCAGGAAAATCCCAAACACTCCGGAATAACCCTTGTGTGAGGCTGTTTATCCTGACCTTGAGACCTCAGCCACAGCCCCAGTGGAACTCAAACACCCTCACAGCATCTGACTGAAGCTCAGCTCTACAACCAGGTCATCTCCAAGGGAAACTTActctttatcttccttcttcactgaaacaGCAATGTCTTTGATCTTGTTTACAGCCTGTCAAAACACAAGGCAAAAGCTGGATTAATGATTCATGCTCGTAGCTGATCCCATCTCCGACTCCTCTCTTTGTGTTTTAAGGTGTCTTTTATTCCTTACTTCAACATCAGTGAAGTTTCAGGCATTTAGGCTATTCCAGCATAGTAAGAAACACACCAAAGAAAGTTTAAGAGGATTGGGAAGAGGCTCAGAGCTGTTCCACTGtcttcagcagagctggggaacCAAAGGACTACAGAGGGAGGTCACCTCCATAGAAGACCCAGCTTGTGGGGGCTGATGAGCTTCATGAGGCAGAAGGTTTACTAAGGAGTAGCAGAGATCAGGCAAATGGGAACCAGATTTTACCATGTATTCATTCTTccttgggaaaaaagaaaacacaaaggaagCAACAGTGCTCCAGAGGTAGTTACTGGTAGTAACAGCTCACTGACACCAGAAAAGGCAGCTGATGTTTGCATTAAGACATTGCAAGATCACTAAAGGGCCTCCCCACACCCATTCATGAATGAATTTTGCCTTCAAGTGTGTTGGTTTTGCTCTTTGGCCCAGAATTCCTGTCTGGAGGAGCCCGTAATAGCCCTaagcagaaacagctctgcctcACCAGTTGTGTGGCTGTGCGGAAGGCACGGATGATGATCTGAGGATGGAGACCTTCCTCCGCATAGGGCTTCACTTGCTTCAGGAACTCAGCAGCCAGCAGAGTCACAGACGTGGTCCCATCACCAACCTGCACGGAGAGGAAACGCCGTGTCACCCtcacactgcagagctgctgtgacaGAGCTTCCAAACCATACAAGAAGCTCAAGGGCAAATcagatttcacagaatcatagaaccccagcctgttTTGGCTTGGAAGAggccctaaagctcatccagttccaaccccctgccatgggcagggacacagaTTTGAAAGTTATCACAGAAGAGAAGGCATGAgtgaagaaaccagaaaaaatacCAGCATTCCATGTGCAATTCCCAGCAGTTAAAAGCCCACAGAACTCCCTCCAGGCACaagcctgctgctgc
The sequence above is a segment of the Lathamus discolor isolate bLatDis1 chromosome 1, bLatDis1.hap1, whole genome shotgun sequence genome. Coding sequences within it:
- the CCT7 gene encoding T-complex protein 1 subunit eta — its product is MMPTPVILLKEGTDTSQGIPQLVSNINACQVIAEAVRTTLGPRGMDKLIVDDRGKATISNDGATILKLLDVVHPAAKTLVDIAKSQDAEVGDGTTSVTLLAAEFLKQVKPYAEEGLHPQIIIRAFRTATQLAVNKIKDIAVSVKKEDKDEQRSLLEKCAATALSSKLISQSKEIFSKMVVDAVMMLDDLLQLKMIGIKKVQGGALEDSQLVAGVAFKKTFCYAGFEMQPKKYQCPKIALLNVELELKAEKDNAEIRVNTVEDYQAIVDAEWNILYDKLDKIHKSGAKVVLSKLPIGDVATQYFADRDMFCAGRVPEEDLKRTMMACGGSIQTSVNALSDDVLGRCDLFEETQIGGERYNIFTGCPKAKTCTIILRGGAEQFMEETERSLHDAIMIVRRAIKNDSVVAGGGAIEMELSKYLRDYSRTIPGKQQLLIGAYAKALEIIPRQLCDNAGFDATNILNKLRAKHAQGGTWYGVDVNNEDIADNFEACVWEPAIVRINALTAASEAACLIISVDETIKNPRSTVDAAPSARGRGRGKAHNH